TGGCGCAGCGCCCTCCCCGCATGGTCGAACGACGCTCCGGAGACGCACGTGAACGAGGCGATCCGTGTCGCGTGCGCTGGCAGGCAGACCGCTTCGAAGGCCTGGATGGCACCCCAGTCGTGCCCGACCACATGCACCGGCTCGTCGGGCTGGACGTGGTCGAGGACCGTGACGAGGTCCGCGGCGAGCTGCGCGAACCGGTACCCGTCGCGGCTGCGGGGCCGTCCCGAGTCACCGGCGCCACGGACGTCATAGGTGATCACCCGTGCCCAGGGCGTCATGGCGTCGATGACCTCGTCCCACACCCGGGAGGTGTCGGGAAAGCCGTGCACGAGGACGACGGTCGGTCCCTCGGTGGAGTGGCAGTCGACGGCCAGCCGGACCCCATCGGTGGCGGTCAGGGTCGTGCGCACGGCGTGGCTCCTCGAAGGTCGGCAATTCGTACCATCATCCAATGCTCCATCAAATGGTGGCGCATATCAAGTGTCGCCATCGGGCCGTCGAAACGTCCGTTCCGCAAAAGGGGGCTGGTCCGCAACGGCTGGAACGCGCACACTGAGGGGGTGGAGGCTGAGGGGCGTTCTGGTGAGGCGGCGCGTCGTGCGCCGACTCCGCAGCCGGTCGCGGATCTGCTCGACCTCTTCTGCCGACGGTGGAGCCTGCGGATCCTCTGGGAGCTGCGGGACGGCGGGTCCATGACGTCCCGAGCGCTGCGAGCGGCGTGCGGAGGCGTGTCCGCAGGGGTGCTCCAGCAACGTCTGGACGAGCTCCGCGCGGCGGACATCGTGACCGTCAACGGCGGCTATCGGTTGACCCCCGAGGGGCTGGACCTGCTGGCGCGCATGGCGCCGCTGGAGGAGTGGGCCGAGGCCTGGGCACGACGCCGGGACTGAGCGCAATGCGTGCTTGATCGAGCGGTGTTTGCCTGCTCGCGAACCGGAAACGGTCTGGGTGAGGAGGCCGTTCGCCCATGACCCGACCGTCCACCAGTCCACCGCCCACCAGTCCACCACCCGCGCCCCGACCGTCCATGGGCATGGCGTCGCGTACCTGGCGCACCCTCGCCGGCCTGGCGCTGCTGCTCGGGGCGGGGTGGGCAGGAACCGCGGTGACGGCCGGCCTGCTGCTGCAGGCGTTCTCCTGCGCGACGTGCGACCCCGACGTGGCGGGGCTGCTGTCCGGAACCGGGGTGCTGCTCGTGATCCTGGCGCTCGGTGGCCTCGGGCTGTACCTGGTCGTGACGGCAATGGTGGGCCGGACCGATCCCCGGGTCGGGCTGATGACGGCGACCGCCACGGCGGCGGTCGTGCCGCTCGGCCTGCTCGTCGTCGCCCTCGACAGCTCGGGACTCGAGCCGATCGTCGGTCCGCTCGTGGCGATGGCCATCGTCCTGCTCGTCGTCGCCGGGCTGGCCGCTGCCCGGACACGCCGCCCCGGCCTTCGCACGGTCTCCGCCGGTGCAGCCGCGGTCCTGGTGCTGGCGGTGCTCGGCGTGCTCACCGCGATGTGACCCAAGCCGCGCCCGCCCGACCGGCCGTGCGACGTCGCCGGTCGCCGTCGGAGGGCTGGCTACCATTCGGCGGCGATGGCTGATCCTCGCCCCATCGGGGTGTTCGACTCCGGCGTCGGCGGGCTGACCGTGGCCCGGGCGCTCATGGACCTGCTCCCCGACGAGCGGGTCATCTACCTCGGCGACACCGCTCGCGGCCCCTACGGACCACGCACGGTGGAGGAGGTCCGGGCCTTCACCGCCGACGACGTCGGGTGGTTGGCCGAGCAGGACGTCAAGTTCGTCATCGCGGCATGCAACACCGCAACGGCCGCGGCGCTGGAGCTCGACCCGCTGACGTTCGACCTGCCGGTCCTCGGGGTGATCGAACCCGCCGTGGAGACCGCGATCCGCGTCACCCGCAGCCGACGCATCGGCGTCATCGGCACCCAGGTCACGATCTCCTCCGGCGCCTACGACCGGGCGGTCGAACGGCTGGGCTCGGTGGACACCAAGCTGACGAGCGCCGCGTGCCCGCGCTTCGTGACCCTCGTCGAGCAGGGACGCACGACCGACCCGGAGGTGCTGGAGGTCGCCGAGGAGTACCTGGCGCCGATGAAGGCCGCCCAGGTCGACACGTTGATCCTCGGATGCACCCACTATCCGCTGCTGACGGGCGTGATCAGCTACGTGATGGGACCCGACGTGACGCTCGTCTCCTCCGCGGAGACCTGCGCCCGGGCCGTCTTCGCCCACCTCGTCGATGCCGACCTCCTGGCCCACACCCAGACCCCGCAGCATCGGTTCGCCGCCACCGGCGACCCCACCGACTTCGCCCGGCTCGCCGAACGCTTCCTCGGACCGAGGATCAGGGACGCCGATGTTGAGCCGGCCTGAGGACCCGAGCGCAGCCCGGACGGCTGTCGACCGCATCTCCTAGACTCCCCGGCCATGAGCCGCTCCACCATCCCGCCGCGCCGCCGGGCCCGCCACCCGTGACGGTCACCGTCACCGTCATCGGCAGCGCCGGCACACACTCCTCCGCCGAACGGGTGTGTTCCTCCTACCTCGTCACCCACGAGGGCACCGACCTCCTGCTCGATGTCGGGTCGGGGGCGCTGCACAACCTCCTGAAGGTCCGCGACGTCGCCGACCTCGACGGGTTGGTCATCAGCCACATGCACCCCGACCACTACATGGACGTGTTCGGGCTGAACTACGCGCTGCGGTTCCACCCCTCGGACCTGCCGGCCATCCCGGTCTTCGGCCCCGCCGACATGTACCCGGTGGTCAGCAACACCCTGCCCGAGGAATCGGTGGAGAAGATGGCCGACCTGCTGCACTTCCACACGGCGAGGGCCGGCGACCGGGTGCACGTCAACGAGATGGCCATCGAGCTGTTCGCGATGAACCATCCCATGGAGACCCTCGGCAGCCGCATCACGATCGGCGACACGGTCGTGGCGTTCACCGGCGACACCGCGCCGACCCCCGAGATCGACGGGTTGGCGGCCGA
The nucleotide sequence above comes from Euzebya pacifica. Encoded proteins:
- a CDS encoding winged helix-turn-helix transcriptional regulator translates to MEAEGRSGEAARRAPTPQPVADLLDLFCRRWSLRILWELRDGGSMTSRALRAACGGVSAGVLQQRLDELRAADIVTVNGGYRLTPEGLDLLARMAPLEEWAEAWARRRD
- the murI gene encoding glutamate racemase, whose amino-acid sequence is MADPRPIGVFDSGVGGLTVARALMDLLPDERVIYLGDTARGPYGPRTVEEVRAFTADDVGWLAEQDVKFVIAACNTATAAALELDPLTFDLPVLGVIEPAVETAIRVTRSRRIGVIGTQVTISSGAYDRAVERLGSVDTKLTSAACPRFVTLVEQGRTTDPEVLEVAEEYLAPMKAAQVDTLILGCTHYPLLTGVISYVMGPDVTLVSSAETCARAVFAHLVDADLLAHTQTPQHRFAATGDPTDFARLAERFLGPRIRDADVEPA
- a CDS encoding MBL fold metallo-hydrolase; translated protein: MTVTVTVIGSAGTHSSAERVCSSYLVTHEGTDLLLDVGSGALHNLLKVRDVADLDGLVISHMHPDHYMDVFGLNYALRFHPSDLPAIPVFGPADMYPVVSNTLPEESVEKMADLLHFHTARAGDRVHVNEMAIELFAMNHPMETLGSRITIGDTVVAFTGDTAPTPEIDGLAADADLLICDATWLESQRPLPADVHCTGAEAGRAAASAGARRLLITHVSPYNDPQAVADEAATHYDGEVIVAVDLMEIDL